In the genome of Xyrauchen texanus isolate HMW12.3.18 chromosome 33, RBS_HiC_50CHRs, whole genome shotgun sequence, one region contains:
- the LOC127627035 gene encoding dexamethasone-induced Ras-related protein 1-like translates to MIKKMSPSENEFDIPAKNCYRMVILGSTKVGKTAIVSRFLNGRFEEQYTPTIDDFHRKLYSIKGDVYQLDILDTSGNHPFPAMRRLSILTGDVFILVFSLDNRESFHEVQRLKQQIYETKSCLKNKTKENVDVPLVICGNKSDREFYREVQREEIEQLIAGDEQCAYFEISAKKNTNIDLMFQRLFTLAKLPNEMSPDLHRKVSVQFCDILHKKSFKNKKVKDGDAYGVVAPFARRPSVHSDLMYIKEKAIGGGQAKDKERCIIS, encoded by the exons ATGATTAAGAAAATGAGTCCATCGGAGAATGAGTTTGACATCCCAGCGAAAAACTGCTACAGGATGGTCATTCTCGGCTCCACCAAAGTTGGCAAAACCGCTATAGTTTCCCGCTTTTTGAACGGACGTTTTGAGGAGCAGTACACGCCGACGATAGACGACTTTCACAGGAAACTCTACAGCATCAAAGGAGATGTGTATCAACTGGACATTTTGGATACTTCAGGGAATCATCCGTTCCCAGCTATGAGGAGACTGTCTATTCTGACAG GTGATGTTTTCATCCTGGTCTTCAGTTTGGACAACCGGGAGTCATTTCACGAGGTGCAACGGCTGAAACAGCAGATCTACGAGACCAAGTCCTGTCTTAAAAACAAGACCAAAGAGAACGTGGACGTCCCGCTGGTCATCTGCGGAAACAAGAGCGACCGCGAATTCTACCGCGAAGTTCAGCGCGAGGAGATCGAGCAGCTTATCGCTGGAGACGAGCAGTGCGCGTACTTCGAGATCTCCGCCAAGAAGAACACTAACATCGACCTGATGTTTCAAAGACTGTTCACCTTAGCCAAACTACCCAACGAGATGAGCCCGGACCTGCACCGCAAAGTTTCCGTGCAATTCTGTGACATTCTTCACAAAAAGTCTTTCAAAAATAAGAAGGTGAAGGACGGCGACGCGTATGGCGTCGTGGCGCCTTTCGCGCGCCGCCCCAGCGTGCACAGTGACTTGATGTACATCAAAGAGAAGGCGATAGGAGGCGGCCAGGCGAAGGACAAAGAGAGATGCATCATTAGCTAA
- the med9 gene encoding mediator of RNA polymerase II transcription subunit 9, with the protein MTSPFLQANMATTGPAVEEAEDNSFLPIIHEIIKCMDKDSPDVHQELNKLKSKIQETREQISAMPGIDMSPAVQENKLRTLREQVRTKNQLLQKYKSLCMFDIPKPS; encoded by the exons ATGACGTCGCCATTCCTCCAGGCAAACATGGCGACTACTGGACCGGCGGTAGAGGAGGCTGAAGATAATTCTTTTTTACCCATTATTCATGAGATTATCAAATG TATGGACAAAGACAGTCCGGACGTGCATCAGGAGCTGAACAAACTGAAAAGCAAGATCCAAGAGACTCGGGAGCAGATCTCAGCTATGCCGGGCATCGACATGAGTCCTGCGGTACAAGAGAATAAACTCCGCACTCTGAGAGAACAAGTCCGGACCAAGAATCAGCTTCTGCAGAAATATAAGAGTCTGTGTATGTTTGACATTCCCAAACCATCTTGA